A genomic stretch from Sphingomonas sp. HDW15A includes:
- a CDS encoding cold-shock protein encodes MTIGTVKFFNESKGYGFIQPDDGTNDAFVHISAVERSGMRTLDKEQRVEYDLEADRTGKMSAVNIRAA; translated from the coding sequence ATGACTATCGGAACCGTAAAGTTCTTCAACGAATCTAAGGGCTATGGCTTTATCCAGCCCGACGACGGCACGAACGATGCGTTCGTCCATATCTCGGCCGTCGAGCGGTCGGGCATGCGCACGCTCGATAAGGAGCAGCGCGTCGAATATGATCTGGAAGCAGATCGCACCGGCAAGATGTCGGCAGTAAACATCCGGGCCGCTTAA
- the cmk gene encoding (d)CMP kinase — MSLTRPLVLAIDGPAASGKGTIAKALARHYGLPHMDTGLLYRAVALSLFRFGGDAASEFEAARAVHEIDKIDLADDELKSEIVGGIASRISAYPAVRAALLEKQRAFAGQDGGAVLDGRDIGTVIAPDARVKLFVTASPEVRAERRLAELFSRGMSAHHDEVLADIRARDERDMGRSVAPLVQAADAMLLDTSEMDVEQAISEALRLVEVALTADA, encoded by the coding sequence ATGTCGCTTACCAGACCGCTCGTACTCGCAATCGACGGCCCAGCCGCGAGTGGCAAGGGGACCATCGCCAAGGCGCTCGCCCGTCACTACGGCCTGCCGCACATGGATACAGGCCTGCTTTACCGGGCCGTGGCGCTGAGCCTGTTTCGCTTCGGTGGCGACGCGGCCTCGGAGTTCGAGGCCGCGCGGGCGGTGCATGAAATCGACAAGATCGACCTCGCGGATGATGAACTGAAAAGCGAGATCGTCGGTGGGATCGCAAGCCGGATTTCCGCCTATCCTGCCGTCCGGGCAGCCCTTCTCGAAAAGCAGCGGGCGTTCGCTGGGCAGGACGGCGGCGCGGTTCTCGACGGACGCGACATAGGCACGGTGATCGCTCCGGACGCACGCGTTAAGCTGTTCGTGACAGCGAGCCCGGAGGTCCGAGCAGAGCGCAGACTCGCGGAGCTCTTTAGCCGAGGCATGAGCGCGCATCATGACGAAGTGCTGGCCGATATCCGTGCCCGCGACGAGCGCGACATGGGCCGCTCGGTGGCGCCGCTCGTACAGGCCGCGGACGCAATGCTTCTCGACACCAGCGAAATGGACGTCGAACAGGCAATTTCGGAAGCACTCAGGCTGGTCGAAGTGGCGCTGACGGCCGACGCCTGA
- a CDS encoding FYDLN acid domain-containing protein, whose translation MVKAEWGTKRTCPKCAARFYDLGNDEPVTCIECGTAWVPEPVLKSKQPMPFEAVDTAKEKEKADDDLGAEDLVPDEDEEPSADDEVDLSTGDDDLGVQRGDDDEEES comes from the coding sequence ATGGTCAAAGCCGAATGGGGCACCAAGCGCACCTGCCCCAAATGCGCCGCCCGTTTTTACGACCTTGGCAATGATGAGCCTGTTACCTGCATCGAATGCGGAACAGCTTGGGTTCCCGAGCCGGTTCTGAAGTCGAAGCAGCCGATGCCGTTTGAAGCCGTCGACACGGCAAAAGAGAAAGAAAAGGCCGACGACGATCTCGGTGCCGAGGATCTCGTTCCCGACGAGGACGAGGAGCCGAGTGCCGACGACGAGGTTGACCTGTCGACTGGCGACGACGATTTGGGCGTCCAGCGCGGCGACGACGACGAAGAGGAAAGCTGA
- a CDS encoding Flp family type IVb pilin — MAKFLKLIRNNKGATAIEYGLIAALIAVAAIAAMESIGTKLGTTFNNVSNEL, encoded by the coding sequence ATGGCGAAGTTTCTTAAGCTGATTCGTAACAACAAGGGTGCCACCGCGATCGAGTACGGCCTGATTGCCGCCCTGATCGCCGTTGCCGCGATTGCCGCGATGGAAAGCATCGGCACCAAGCTTGGTACGACTTTCAACAACGTTTCGAACGAGCTCTAA
- a CDS encoding penicillin-binding transpeptidase domain-containing protein: MISIQPGHPGPAAAGQRVQAVRLSRRPARRLLTGRYHRRQADHHRRLDPGQQRRRLSGGITLREAFARSSNAAAVRLSERVGRDNVLRAARELGIRSPLPDSPSVALGTAGVSLLELTSAYAAIASGRYPVQPTGLPIGEQAGAGSIDRWFARGGHLDQGRDWAPMLDLLWASANEGTGRRAALGVPTYGKTGTTQNNRDAIFVGFAGNLVVGVWVGRDDDKSLGKVTGGTAPAQIWRRFMSSALAIDGRRGPPLPYRPRYAPKPDSPERQSPLPEDWSEPGRAIREVLETLEKLLAE, encoded by the coding sequence ATCATCTCCATTCAACCGGGCCACCCAGGCCCGGCGGCAGCCGGGCAGCGCGTTCAAGCTGTTCGTCTATCTCGCCGCCCTGCGCGCCGGTTACTCACCGGACGATATCATCGACGACAAGCCGATCACCATCGACGGCTGGACCCCGGCCAACAACGACGGCGTCTATCGGGGGGCATTACCCTTCGCGAGGCATTTGCAAGGTCGAGCAACGCGGCTGCCGTGCGCCTGTCCGAACGGGTCGGGCGTGACAACGTACTGCGCGCGGCGAGGGAACTCGGGATTCGCTCGCCGCTGCCGGATTCGCCAAGCGTGGCACTGGGTACCGCCGGGGTCAGCCTGCTCGAGCTCACGTCCGCTTACGCCGCGATCGCCAGCGGTCGCTATCCAGTGCAACCCACCGGGCTGCCGATCGGAGAGCAGGCGGGGGCCGGCAGCATAGACCGCTGGTTCGCGCGCGGCGGTCATCTCGATCAAGGGCGCGACTGGGCGCCGATGCTGGATCTCCTATGGGCGTCGGCCAACGAAGGGACCGGGCGCCGCGCCGCACTTGGGGTTCCGACCTACGGCAAGACCGGCACGACCCAGAACAATCGTGACGCCATCTTCGTCGGCTTTGCCGGAAATCTCGTCGTAGGCGTCTGGGTTGGCCGGGACGATGACAAGTCGCTCGGAAAGGTCACCGGCGGCACGGCGCCGGCGCAAATCTGGCGGCGCTTCATGTCATCGGCGCTGGCCATCGATGGCCGCCGCGGCCCGCCGTTGCCCTATCGGCCGCGATACGCCCCGAAGCCGGATTCGCCGGAACGGCAAAGCCCGCTTCCCGAAGACTGGAGCGAGCCTGGCCGCGCCATCCGCGAGGTGCTCGAGACGCTCGAAAAACTTCTCGCGGAATAA
- a CDS encoding ABC transporter substrate-binding protein translates to MGIRFLRLTACAALAGLAIAGCSKRQPEAVDVVVIGASPVEAFDPFLGPLTAPQQLAMESLAQGLVRFDARGEIVPGLAERWSVSDDGLSYIFRLGSGKWTNGREIRARDVARLLKRQLRPTSRNELKDTLGAVEDVVAMTDRVIEIRLVAPRPHLLQLLAQPEFGILRDRQGSGPFTTDAEQPSRKWRAWTYRRSIVDGPDIVERVRVRSASAKQAVAMFGAEEAGLVLGGSFADLPIARQAKTGRNALRFDPVAGLFGLVPLRASGLLGSVEARRLLSRSIDRQALVDTLDVPGLNPRSTLLQGGGEGLAPLAQSPAPQPDPATLKAELAAEARSLFGDEVPTVRVRLPDGPGADILLQRLRIDWGNLGLKVERAQAGGGADFALVDSVAPTTSPAWFVRRFRCSVAPICLKEADTLMDSARLATVAAQRIAFLSEAARLLEEEVAFLPLAAPIRWSLVGNRLPGFTENIVGRHPLIGIGNAPSREGN, encoded by the coding sequence ATGGGCATTCGCTTTCTCCGACTGACGGCCTGCGCTGCGCTTGCGGGCCTTGCGATCGCCGGCTGTTCCAAAAGGCAACCGGAAGCGGTCGATGTCGTCGTCATTGGCGCGAGCCCGGTCGAGGCCTTCGATCCCTTCCTTGGTCCGCTGACCGCGCCGCAACAGTTGGCAATGGAGAGCCTAGCCCAGGGTCTCGTTCGGTTCGACGCGCGCGGAGAAATCGTTCCCGGGCTGGCCGAGCGCTGGAGCGTTAGCGACGATGGCCTGAGTTACATCTTCCGTCTTGGCTCCGGAAAGTGGACCAATGGCCGCGAAATCCGTGCGCGCGATGTTGCGCGGCTGCTTAAGCGCCAGCTTCGCCCGACCAGCCGTAACGAATTGAAGGATACCCTCGGCGCAGTGGAAGACGTGGTCGCGATGACCGATCGGGTTATCGAGATCCGTCTCGTCGCGCCTCGACCTCACTTGCTGCAATTGCTGGCCCAGCCCGAGTTCGGAATACTGCGCGACCGCCAGGGCAGCGGGCCGTTCACAACCGATGCGGAGCAACCCAGCCGGAAATGGCGGGCGTGGACCTACCGCAGGTCCATCGTCGACGGCCCGGACATTGTCGAGCGGGTGCGTGTCCGTTCGGCATCGGCGAAGCAGGCCGTTGCCATGTTCGGAGCGGAGGAAGCGGGCCTCGTCCTCGGGGGCTCCTTCGCCGATTTGCCGATCGCTCGACAGGCGAAGACCGGCCGGAACGCCCTTCGGTTCGATCCGGTGGCGGGCCTGTTCGGACTGGTACCGCTACGCGCCTCCGGCCTGCTTGGAAGCGTGGAAGCGCGGCGGCTGCTCAGCCGGTCCATCGACCGCCAAGCCCTCGTCGACACGCTCGACGTACCGGGACTTAATCCGCGCAGCACCTTGCTCCAGGGCGGCGGCGAAGGACTCGCGCCGCTCGCGCAATCGCCCGCGCCGCAACCGGACCCGGCGACGCTCAAGGCCGAATTGGCGGCTGAAGCGCGATCCCTATTCGGAGACGAGGTGCCGACAGTTCGGGTCCGACTTCCCGATGGACCAGGCGCGGATATCCTGCTGCAAAGGCTGCGCATCGACTGGGGCAATCTCGGTCTGAAGGTTGAGCGGGCCCAGGCTGGCGGCGGCGCGGACTTCGCACTTGTCGATTCGGTCGCGCCCACCACCTCGCCAGCCTGGTTCGTTCGCCGCTTTCGATGCTCTGTCGCCCCAATCTGCCTCAAGGAGGCCGATACCTTGATGGACTCCGCCCGGCTCGCCACGGTCGCGGCGCAACGGATCGCCTTCCTCTCGGAGGCGGCCCGGTTGCTTGAAGAGGAAGTCGCCTTCCTACCACTCGCCGCGCCGATCCGCTGGTCGCTGGTTGGTAACCGACTCCCTGGATTCACCGAGAACATTGTCGGCCGCCATCCGTTGATCGGCATTGGCAACGCTCCATCTCGCGAAGGAAATTGA
- a CDS encoding DUF4112 domain-containing protein: MAASDRFSAPPLDSSPQSVRARVETLERVMERLVTIPGTNYKVGLDVILDFVPIAGPTAAAAIGAYLAWEARNLGMSKMALTRMAGNIGVDWLLGLIPWVGAVPDFFFRSNTRNLKIIKRHLDRHHAGTAIVDASPRP; the protein is encoded by the coding sequence ATGGCTGCTTCGGATCGTTTTTCCGCCCCTCCCCTCGATTCCAGCCCGCAGTCCGTGCGAGCACGGGTCGAAACCTTGGAGCGCGTTATGGAGCGGCTCGTCACGATCCCAGGCACTAATTACAAAGTCGGGCTCGACGTCATTCTCGACTTCGTGCCCATCGCCGGTCCGACCGCCGCCGCGGCAATTGGCGCCTATCTCGCCTGGGAAGCACGCAACCTCGGCATGTCGAAGATGGCGTTGACGAGGATGGCCGGCAACATCGGTGTCGACTGGCTGCTAGGCCTGATCCCGTGGGTAGGAGCGGTGCCGGACTTCTTCTTCCGATCCAACACCCGCAACCTCAAGATCATCAAGCGGCACCTCGACCGCCATCACGCCGGCACGGCGATCGTCGACGCCTCGCCTCGCCCCTAA
- a CDS encoding thioredoxin domain-containing protein, giving the protein MSRIFAAVAATFLSASAPAAQSDALVAPGAEIEKEDFFKPGIAPQIAPRGYNLTIVYFMDYACPQCRRYTPDVERVMREDRRVRWIYRDIPSISSKSRDAARSAIAAQWQNRHHAFHRALMMTPGRLSDATIRAAAGKAGLNWAKLQRDIKLRGKDIDRQIERNIELADAAGMPGTPAFIIGERQSNGALDYAGLKAEIADARRELRTR; this is encoded by the coding sequence ATGAGTCGCATCTTTGCGGCAGTCGCCGCCACGTTCCTCAGCGCCTCCGCGCCGGCAGCCCAAAGCGATGCCCTGGTCGCCCCTGGAGCCGAGATCGAGAAGGAGGATTTCTTCAAGCCCGGGATTGCGCCGCAGATCGCGCCGCGTGGTTACAATCTCACGATCGTCTATTTCATGGATTACGCTTGCCCGCAGTGCCGTCGCTACACGCCGGATGTCGAACGCGTGATGCGCGAGGACCGGCGGGTCCGGTGGATTTACCGCGACATTCCCTCAATCTCGTCGAAGTCGCGCGATGCTGCCCGGTCCGCCATCGCGGCGCAGTGGCAGAACCGGCATCACGCCTTTCATCGCGCCTTGATGATGACGCCCGGACGTCTGAGCGACGCGACCATAAGGGCCGCAGCGGGCAAGGCCGGACTGAACTGGGCGAAGCTCCAGCGCGACATCAAGCTTCGCGGCAAGGACATCGACAGGCAAATCGAGCGCAACATCGAGCTCGCCGATGCTGCCGGAATGCCGGGCACGCCGGCGTTCATCATCGGTGAACGGCAATCGAACGGGGCGCTCGATTATGCCGGGTTGAAAGCGGAGATTGCCGACGCGCGGCGCGAGCTTCGTACGCGTTAG
- a CDS encoding prolyl oligopeptidase family serine peptidase, whose translation MRPALFATALASTVAATAIAQSADPFLWLEEIEGAKPLEQVKAWNAETENVLTNMPGYAERQARALKILQDPEQIAMPSAVIGDKVLNHWVDANHKRGLWRVASLDSYISGKPDWRVLIDVDALGKAEGKSWVWHGANCLAPEYKRCLVALSPGGTDADVVREFDFETGKIVEGGFVVPEGKNDATWVDQDTLLVARVEGEGTATRSGYPRIVKRWKRGTPWASATTVLEGVEADISVGGYTTMDGDKRRVFVRRGNGFFTAQWSLLGADGKAIRLPIPESAEFNDVIGGKAIVSLVDPLGSFQPGDLVAFDLDRPDAAPTLVMRPTASQSIEQVSASDNVLWVKLLDDVSGKLLALTPGDGGRWAQRTIDLPANSTISLGATAGKKDVAFASVEGMLTPTTLMAVNADGTSKQVAALPAQFDSSKFAVQQNFATSKDGTKVPYFLVRKKLGSEHPVPTLIHAYGGFRAAQTPTYLTGQPYRAGPLGLFWAEDGGAYVLANIRGGGEYGPAWHKAALREKRQNSFDDLEAVARDLIAKGIARKDGIAISGRSNGGVLTGAAITQHPDLYRAAIIGSPLFDMKRYSHLSAGASWIDEYGDPDKPADWSFMSKYSPYQSIKPNVRYPATFFYLSTKDDRVHPGHARKGAAKLKATGSTVYYHEYLEGGHSVGADRAEDAKRAALLWAFLTRELAPRK comes from the coding sequence TTGCGTCCTGCCTTGTTTGCCACCGCCCTTGCTTCAACCGTCGCTGCGACTGCCATCGCCCAATCCGCCGACCCTTTTCTGTGGCTGGAAGAGATTGAGGGCGCAAAGCCACTCGAGCAGGTCAAGGCGTGGAATGCCGAGACCGAGAATGTGCTGACGAACATGCCGGGCTATGCCGAGCGACAGGCGCGGGCGCTCAAGATCCTGCAGGACCCAGAGCAGATTGCGATGCCGAGCGCGGTGATCGGCGACAAGGTGCTCAATCACTGGGTCGATGCCAATCACAAGCGCGGCCTGTGGCGTGTGGCGAGCCTTGACAGTTACATCTCCGGCAAGCCCGACTGGCGGGTGCTGATCGATGTTGACGCGCTAGGCAAGGCGGAGGGCAAGAGCTGGGTCTGGCACGGCGCCAACTGCCTTGCGCCCGAATATAAGCGCTGCTTGGTCGCGCTGTCGCCTGGCGGCACCGACGCCGATGTCGTGCGCGAATTCGACTTCGAGACGGGCAAGATCGTCGAGGGCGGGTTCGTGGTTCCGGAAGGCAAGAACGATGCCACCTGGGTGGACCAGGACACGCTCCTCGTTGCTCGAGTCGAAGGAGAAGGAACAGCAACCCGTTCCGGCTATCCGCGGATCGTGAAGCGCTGGAAGCGCGGCACACCCTGGGCTTCCGCGACGACCGTCCTTGAAGGTGTCGAGGCAGACATCAGCGTTGGCGGATATACGACAATGGACGGCGACAAGCGCCGGGTTTTCGTCCGTCGCGGCAATGGCTTCTTCACCGCACAATGGTCGCTGCTCGGTGCTGACGGAAAGGCGATCCGTCTGCCAATCCCGGAGAGTGCGGAATTCAACGATGTCATCGGCGGAAAGGCGATCGTCAGTCTCGTCGACCCGTTGGGAAGCTTCCAGCCGGGCGACTTGGTCGCATTCGATCTCGACCGTCCGGACGCCGCGCCGACGCTGGTCATGCGGCCGACGGCCAGTCAGTCGATCGAGCAGGTTTCAGCCAGCGACAACGTGCTGTGGGTCAAGCTCCTCGACGACGTGTCGGGCAAGCTGCTGGCGTTGACCCCGGGTGACGGCGGACGCTGGGCGCAGCGGACGATCGACCTTCCCGCCAACAGCACCATCTCGCTCGGCGCGACTGCTGGCAAGAAGGACGTGGCCTTCGCCAGCGTCGAGGGGATGCTGACCCCGACGACGCTGATGGCGGTGAATGCGGACGGGACGAGCAAGCAGGTTGCCGCCTTGCCGGCGCAATTCGATTCCTCGAAGTTCGCCGTTCAGCAGAATTTCGCGACGTCGAAGGACGGCACCAAGGTTCCCTATTTCCTGGTTCGGAAGAAGTTGGGCTCCGAACATCCGGTGCCGACCCTGATCCATGCCTATGGCGGCTTCCGCGCGGCGCAAACGCCGACCTATCTCACCGGCCAGCCCTATCGCGCCGGGCCGCTCGGCCTGTTCTGGGCAGAGGACGGCGGCGCCTATGTGCTCGCCAATATCCGCGGGGGCGGCGAGTACGGACCGGCGTGGCACAAGGCTGCGCTTCGCGAGAAAAGGCAGAACAGCTTTGACGATCTCGAAGCGGTCGCGCGCGACCTCATCGCCAAGGGCATCGCGCGGAAAGACGGCATCGCAATATCCGGCCGTTCCAACGGCGGGGTACTGACCGGCGCCGCGATCACCCAGCATCCCGACCTTTATCGCGCGGCGATAATCGGCTCACCCTTGTTCGACATGAAGCGCTACTCGCACCTCAGTGCCGGCGCATCGTGGATCGACGAATACGGCGATCCGGACAAGCCGGCCGACTGGTCGTTCATGTCCAAATATTCACCCTATCAGAGCATTAAGCCAAACGTCCGTTATCCGGCGACCTTCTTCTATCTGTCGACCAAGGACGACCGGGTGCATCCCGGCCATGCGCGCAAAGGTGCCGCGAAGCTGAAAGCCACTGGTAGCACCGTCTACTACCATGAGTATCTGGAGGGCGGGCACTCGGTCGGCGCCGACCGGGCCGAAGACGCCAAGCGGGCAGCGCTGCTGTGGGCGTTCCTGACGCGGGAACTGGCGCCCAGGAAATGA
- a CDS encoding DUF885 family protein, which yields MTLSMIRTLALAALSVPAASFAQAPAPATSAPASAADQKLRNIYEAYATWQAKEYGSIEDSRGETDQADYLPKVDPAAFRRRGEHLQSILKQVKAIDPATLSPVEQVNAAILGTELEAAIADIAFRDYEMPANSDSNFWTYHEARGQLADVAAYKRYIARMRDLPRYFDENIANMRVGLKRGFTPPAITLQGRDSSIANYIKPAAESSFYASFKDMPANIPAAEADKLRADARAAIDGSVVPAYRKLLAFWRDEYVPGARKTTAARDLPGGDAYYRSQVRKYTTLASTPEEIHQLGLKEVTRIEAAMSATMKEAKFEGSFADFLKFLKSDPQFIAKTPDELLGVSSYVAKRVDGKLKDYFEVLPRRRFTIIPVPEALAPFYTAGRGGLESCQMNTYNLPVRQLYNIPALTLHECAPGHSFQAALAEEGSTLPRFRRNLYFSGYGEGWGLYVEWLGNEMGIYRNPYERFGQQSYEMWRAARLVIDTGIHLYGWPREKAIDYLASHTALSQHEVETEVDRYISWPGQALSYKLGELTIRRLRAEAEKELGPKFNIRKFHTMLLGIGAVPLPVLESEVRRFIAASKGKNG from the coding sequence ATGACTCTCAGCATGATCCGCACATTGGCGCTTGCCGCCCTCTCCGTCCCGGCTGCCTCATTCGCTCAGGCACCTGCCCCAGCCACTTCGGCCCCTGCAAGTGCCGCGGACCAGAAGCTCCGGAACATCTATGAAGCTTACGCGACGTGGCAGGCGAAAGAATATGGCTCGATCGAGGACAGCCGCGGCGAAACCGACCAGGCGGACTATCTGCCAAAGGTCGATCCCGCCGCCTTCCGCCGCCGCGGCGAACATCTCCAGTCGATACTGAAACAGGTGAAGGCGATCGATCCCGCCACGCTCTCACCTGTAGAGCAGGTCAATGCCGCGATCCTCGGGACCGAGCTTGAGGCTGCTATCGCCGACATCGCATTCCGCGACTATGAGATGCCCGCCAATTCGGACAGCAACTTCTGGACCTATCACGAAGCGCGCGGCCAGCTTGCCGACGTCGCCGCCTACAAGCGTTACATCGCCCGGATGCGCGACCTTCCGCGCTACTTCGACGAGAATATCGCGAACATGCGCGTGGGGTTGAAACGCGGCTTCACACCGCCCGCGATCACGCTTCAGGGCCGCGACAGCTCGATTGCCAACTATATCAAGCCTGCTGCCGAAAGCAGCTTCTACGCCAGCTTCAAGGACATGCCGGCCAACATCCCGGCGGCCGAGGCGGACAAGCTTCGCGCCGATGCCCGCGCCGCCATCGATGGATCGGTCGTCCCGGCCTATCGCAAGCTCCTCGCCTTCTGGCGCGACGAATATGTGCCGGGCGCGCGGAAGACGACGGCTGCGCGCGACCTGCCGGGCGGCGATGCCTACTACCGCTCGCAGGTCCGCAAATATACGACGCTGGCCTCGACTCCCGAGGAGATTCACCAGCTCGGCCTGAAGGAAGTGACGCGCATCGAAGCGGCGATGAGCGCGACGATGAAGGAAGCGAAGTTCGAGGGCAGCTTCGCCGACTTCTTAAAATTCTTGAAAAGCGATCCCCAGTTCATCGCCAAGACTCCGGACGAACTGCTCGGCGTCTCGTCCTATGTCGCCAAGCGCGTCGACGGGAAGCTGAAGGATTATTTTGAGGTACTTCCTCGCCGGCGCTTCACCATCATCCCGGTTCCCGAAGCCCTTGCGCCCTTCTACACGGCGGGCCGCGGCGGCCTCGAAAGCTGCCAGATGAACACCTACAACCTGCCTGTCCGCCAGCTTTACAACATCCCGGCGCTGACCCTTCACGAATGCGCGCCAGGCCACAGCTTCCAGGCCGCGCTTGCCGAAGAAGGCAGCACCCTCCCCCGCTTCCGCCGCAACCTCTATTTCTCCGGCTACGGCGAAGGCTGGGGCCTCTATGTCGAGTGGCTCGGCAACGAGATGGGCATCTATCGCAACCCTTACGAGCGGTTCGGCCAGCAGAGCTACGAGATGTGGCGCGCGGCGCGGCTGGTGATCGACACGGGAATCCACCTCTACGGCTGGCCCAGGGAAAAGGCGATCGACTATCTCGCCAGCCATACCGCGCTGTCGCAGCACGAGGTCGAGACCGAGGTCGACCGCTACATCAGCTGGCCGGGCCAGGCGCTAAGCTACAAGCTGGGCGAACTCACCATTCGCCGTCTTCGCGCCGAGGCGGAGAAGGAGCTCGGGCCAAAGTTCAACATCCGCAAGTTCCACACCATGCTCTTGGGTATCGGCGCGGTGCCGCTGCCCGTCCTAGAGAGCGAGGTTCGCCGCTTCATCGCCGCGAGCAAAGGCAAGAACGGCTGA
- a CDS encoding porin family protein, producing the protein MRTKILLALGAATLVGSPAFAAGFTGPRAEVRGGFDRFTIDVDYDDGFDEFSDDGDDSGFNLGAEVGYDFPIGAQGIFGAYAGAEWATTKECGEVYGDDKACLKLGRNFTLGGRVGAAVSPTILLYAKAGYSNGQLKSTYEDFIDSDYDYSDKADRDGFHFGLGGEMAVSSTGYVRAEYVRTNYNDYDSSEDGVDIKVDSHRDQLLLGFGLRF; encoded by the coding sequence ATGCGTACCAAGATCCTACTCGCGCTCGGCGCAGCCACGCTGGTTGGCTCGCCGGCCTTTGCCGCTGGCTTCACCGGCCCGCGCGCTGAAGTCCGTGGCGGTTTTGACCGCTTCACGATCGACGTCGATTACGACGATGGGTTCGATGAATTCTCGGACGACGGAGACGATTCCGGTTTCAACCTCGGCGCTGAGGTCGGCTACGACTTCCCGATCGGGGCGCAGGGTATCTTCGGTGCCTATGCCGGTGCCGAATGGGCGACCACCAAGGAATGCGGCGAAGTCTACGGCGATGACAAGGCTTGCCTGAAGCTCGGCCGCAACTTCACGCTCGGTGGCCGCGTCGGCGCCGCTGTGTCGCCGACGATCCTGCTCTACGCCAAGGCCGGCTACAGCAACGGCCAGCTGAAGTCGACGTATGAGGACTTCATCGACAGCGACTACGATTACTCGGACAAGGCCGACCGCGACGGCTTCCATTTCGGCCTTGGTGGGGAAATGGCGGTTAGCTCGACCGGCTATGTGCGCGCCGAGTATGTTCGCACGAACTACAACGATTACGACAGTTCGGAAGACGGCGTCGACATTAAGGTCGACAGCCATCGCGATCAGTTGCTGCTCGGCTTCGGCCTGCGCTTCTAA
- the nadA gene encoding quinolinate synthase NadA, producing the protein MTAQSQTLKGLDLLAEIKRLKTERNAVILAHYYQKPEIQDLADFVGDSLDLSRKAAATDADVIAFCGVRFMAETAKILSPDKIVVLPDMEAGCSLEDSCPPDQFKAFREKHPDHIALTYINCSAEVKALSDIIVTSSSAEAILDQIPKDQKIIFGPDRHLGGYLARKFGREMLLWPGICIVHQAFSETKLLKLKAEHPGAPVAAHPECPPHIIDHADMVGSTSAILKFAIESPNDTILVATEPHIIHQMEKAAPNKTFIGVPGGDGNCNCNMCPYMALNTLEKLYFALRDLQPRIELSPEVMEAARKPLQRMLEMAGHTVGQGDVGRPKLKNDELDAGTLSGPQVAGE; encoded by the coding sequence GTGACCGCGCAATCGCAGACGTTGAAGGGGCTGGACCTCCTCGCCGAAATCAAGCGGCTGAAGACGGAGCGCAACGCGGTCATCCTCGCGCATTATTACCAGAAGCCGGAAATCCAGGACCTTGCCGATTTCGTCGGCGACAGCCTGGACCTGTCGCGCAAAGCCGCGGCCACAGATGCGGATGTTATCGCCTTTTGCGGCGTGCGATTCATGGCCGAGACCGCGAAGATCCTGTCGCCGGACAAGATCGTCGTCCTGCCGGACATGGAAGCAGGTTGCAGCCTGGAGGACAGCTGCCCGCCCGACCAGTTCAAGGCTTTTCGGGAGAAGCACCCGGACCATATCGCGCTGACCTACATCAACTGCTCGGCCGAAGTGAAAGCGCTCAGCGACATCATCGTCACTTCCTCGAGCGCGGAGGCGATTCTTGACCAGATTCCGAAGGACCAGAAGATCATCTTCGGTCCCGACCGGCACCTCGGCGGTTATCTCGCCCGCAAGTTCGGGCGCGAAATGCTGCTTTGGCCCGGCATCTGCATCGTCCACCAGGCGTTTTCGGAAACCAAGCTGTTGAAGCTGAAAGCCGAGCATCCCGGAGCTCCAGTGGCGGCGCATCCGGAATGCCCTCCGCACATCATCGACCATGCCGACATGGTCGGATCGACCAGCGCGATCCTGAAATTCGCGATCGAAAGCCCGAACGACACCATCCTGGTTGCGACAGAACCGCACATCATCCACCAGATGGAGAAGGCGGCGCCGAACAAGACGTTCATCGGCGTGCCCGGCGGCGACGGCAACTGCAACTGCAACATGTGCCCGTACATGGCGCTCAACACGCTGGAGAAGCTATATTTCGCGCTTCGCGACCTTCAGCCGCGCATTGAGCTTTCGCCCGAGGTCATGGAGGCGGCGAGAAAGCCGCTGCAGCGGATGCTCGAAATGGCTGGGCATACCGTCGGGCAGGGCGATGTCGGGCGGCCGAAGCTCAAGAACGACGAACTCGATGCGGGTACTCTAAGCGGCCCGCAGGTTGCGGGCGAGTAA